From Humisphaera borealis, the proteins below share one genomic window:
- the pglZ gene encoding BREX-1 system phosphatase PglZ type B: MIPISQKPSTLIEAVQASLESAARHAPGEVAPTAILWPDADGQWLPLIPQLRALMPHLLVLGDYEPDQRIGPAIWLRCVIERALPEVPLPDRAVPVVYLPGVGRQTLRSIEDCPDPVVPLVELQYRGAVWCQRNGKDWTVEAFLVSEDSSMELDVAKDSQTRRAMLGALAQLAVTPLSRLRAKRLEAEDFDKLMIEDTPRNLLEWMSDPRGARERWDQGQWSAFRSRCKADYKFDPENDGELVAGERLGMREVEWLGVWQRFVEAPALYPGMPDLLRKAKPSGLVFVKETWPSLNDDAERALRKALSQLTSKNPSEARATVANLESEHGVRRQWVWAKLGQSPLAKALAHLAALVTRTAVGLGGDTPQAMADLYAQGGYLADDAVLRALAEVKSAEDCEAVSAATRAIYLSWVQDAAEHFQKVVAATPLPARGNGRDPVVEADTGTCILFVDGLRFDLGRRLAALAEDRKLRVGDGRRWAAVPTVTATAKPAVSPVAGQIIGHRLGEDFAPETADVGQPATTDRIRKLMAAAGYQCLGASEVGKPQDGAGRAWTEYGEFDSLGHNLQVKLANRIDEQLELLVERIDALLAAGWRQVRVVTDHGWLLVPGGLPNTPLPKYLTESRWSRCATVKAGSHVSVPTAGWYWNPTEIFAFGAGVSCFSKGHEYTHGGLSVQECVIPDLMFSSDIGTAGISANITAVQWLGMRCRVTVEPAGVSAKADVRTKVGDAGSSIVTPKAVDTEGKVGLLVEDESLEGTTVSVVLLDASGHVVAKRATSVGGEE; this comes from the coding sequence ATGATTCCGATTTCGCAAAAACCTTCGACTTTGATTGAAGCCGTCCAGGCTTCGCTGGAATCCGCGGCGCGTCACGCCCCCGGTGAGGTGGCGCCAACGGCCATTTTGTGGCCCGACGCCGACGGTCAGTGGCTTCCGCTGATTCCACAGCTTCGGGCGTTGATGCCGCATCTGCTGGTCCTGGGTGACTACGAGCCTGACCAGCGGATCGGACCGGCGATCTGGCTCCGGTGTGTGATCGAACGGGCACTGCCTGAGGTTCCGTTGCCGGACCGCGCCGTGCCAGTGGTTTACCTGCCTGGAGTTGGCCGACAGACGCTTCGCTCAATTGAGGATTGCCCTGACCCAGTGGTTCCGCTGGTGGAGTTGCAATACCGCGGCGCTGTCTGGTGTCAGCGGAACGGCAAGGATTGGACCGTCGAAGCCTTTCTGGTGTCTGAAGACTCCAGCATGGAGCTGGATGTCGCCAAGGATAGCCAGACCCGTAGAGCGATGCTCGGTGCGCTGGCCCAGTTGGCCGTGACGCCGCTCTCACGACTGCGAGCCAAGCGGTTGGAGGCGGAGGATTTCGACAAGCTGATGATCGAAGACACCCCGCGGAACCTGCTTGAATGGATGAGCGATCCGCGGGGTGCACGGGAAAGATGGGATCAGGGACAATGGTCTGCGTTCCGTTCGCGGTGCAAAGCTGACTACAAGTTTGATCCTGAAAACGACGGGGAACTGGTCGCGGGCGAACGGCTCGGAATGCGCGAGGTGGAGTGGCTCGGCGTCTGGCAGCGCTTTGTCGAAGCACCGGCGCTCTATCCGGGCATGCCCGACCTGCTGCGGAAAGCGAAACCGTCCGGATTGGTTTTCGTGAAAGAGACATGGCCGAGCTTGAATGACGATGCCGAGCGGGCCCTGCGAAAGGCCCTGAGCCAGCTCACCAGTAAGAACCCCTCTGAGGCTCGTGCGACGGTGGCCAATTTGGAATCTGAGCATGGTGTTCGCCGGCAGTGGGTCTGGGCGAAGCTGGGCCAGAGTCCGCTAGCCAAGGCACTGGCGCACCTGGCGGCGCTAGTGACGCGCACGGCCGTCGGCCTGGGCGGTGACACACCCCAGGCGATGGCGGACTTGTATGCCCAGGGCGGCTATCTGGCAGACGACGCGGTGCTCCGGGCGCTGGCCGAGGTGAAGTCGGCCGAGGACTGCGAGGCCGTCTCCGCTGCCACCCGCGCGATTTATCTGTCTTGGGTGCAGGATGCAGCCGAGCACTTCCAGAAGGTGGTGGCGGCGACCCCGCTGCCGGCCAGGGGCAATGGCCGCGACCCGGTGGTCGAAGCCGATACGGGGACGTGCATTCTGTTTGTCGATGGGCTGCGCTTTGACTTGGGGCGGCGTCTGGCGGCACTGGCGGAAGATCGCAAGCTCCGCGTGGGCGACGGCCGGCGATGGGCCGCGGTCCCGACGGTAACGGCGACAGCCAAGCCGGCGGTGTCGCCGGTGGCGGGCCAGATCATCGGTCATCGGCTTGGCGAGGACTTCGCCCCGGAAACGGCAGACGTGGGCCAGCCCGCCACCACCGACCGCATCAGGAAACTCATGGCGGCGGCCGGCTATCAGTGCCTCGGTGCGTCCGAGGTGGGCAAGCCGCAAGACGGCGCCGGGCGGGCTTGGACGGAATATGGCGAGTTCGACAGCCTGGGCCACAACCTCCAAGTGAAACTCGCCAACCGGATCGACGAGCAGCTTGAGTTGCTGGTGGAACGGATCGACGCGCTCCTGGCTGCCGGCTGGCGTCAGGTCCGCGTCGTTACCGACCACGGCTGGTTGCTGGTGCCGGGCGGTCTGCCCAACACGCCGCTGCCCAAGTATCTCACCGAGAGCCGGTGGTCGCGATGTGCCACGGTGAAGGCCGGCTCGCACGTTTCGGTGCCGACGGCCGGCTGGTATTGGAATCCGACGGAAATCTTCGCGTTTGGCGCGGGCGTTTCGTGTTTCTCCAAGGGACACGAATACACGCACGGCGGCTTGAGTGTGCAGGAGTGCGTGATTCCCGACCTGATGTTTAGCTCGGATATCGGGACGGCGGGAATCAGCGCGAACATCACAGCGGTGCAGTGGCTTGGCATGCGATGCCGCGTGACCGTCGAGCCGGCCGGTGTATCGGCGAAGGCCGACGTGCGGACCAAGGTTGGCGACGCGGGTTCCAGCATCGTGACGCCCAAGGCGGTGGACACTGAGGGCAAGGTCGGGCTGCTGGTTGAAGATGAATCACTTGAAGGTACGACCGTCAGCGTCGTGTTATTGGATGCTTCTGGCCACGTTGTCGCCAAGCGGGCGACGAGCGTTGGCGGTGAGGAATGA
- the brxL gene encoding BREX system Lon protease-like protein BrxL, translated as MELDALDRIAASAFDGFLVRKDLVRRYSRQYPVPTYVVEFLLGRYCATVNEAEIAEGLQVVERQLTDRAVRTGQEELFKARAREKGSVKLIDIVKAKLDSRNDCFLAELPSLQLDDVRIDDKLVHEHERMLTDGFYAEVTLTYDAAIAQEKNGRPFAIDSLRAIQLSKSDVLKVMAKARAQFTTKEWRDFLIRSIGLEPAALSERAQIVTLLRMVPFVERNYNMVELGPRGTGKSHLFQQISPYSHLVSGGKATVAKMFVNNASGQRGLVCHYDVVCFDEIAGISFDQKDGVNIMKGYMASGEFSRGKESIRASGSLVMVGNLDVDVEQQQRISHLLAPLPPEMRYDTAFMDRLHSYVPGWEFPKVNPNEQLTGHFGLVSDFLSECWTKLRESSRVSVLQGRVNWGGALSGRDIEAVTRTTSGMLKLLFPDPTMPVPDEELETIVRLALECRRRVKEQQKRVLKSEFRNTHFSYFMGTEGVEQFVSTPELHSEDRIESDPLPPGQVWAISAGDQDVSPGLYRIEVTVGPGGSVRILNAPVPPAFRESVRYGEQNLYTRAKELVGDRDPRSHEFSIQLRAVDADKAGAGLGLAVLLALCSGLLERSIKGGLIVVGALNLGGSVEMIPNPVAIAELAVEKGAATVLMPISARKQLFSLSDDMATKISIEFYADAADAFIKAVIE; from the coding sequence ATGGAACTTGATGCCCTAGACAGAATCGCGGCGTCAGCCTTTGACGGCTTCCTAGTGCGGAAGGACTTGGTCCGCCGCTACAGCCGGCAGTACCCGGTGCCGACCTATGTGGTCGAATTCCTGCTCGGCCGCTACTGCGCCACGGTCAACGAAGCCGAAATCGCCGAGGGACTGCAGGTGGTGGAGCGGCAGCTTACCGACCGGGCCGTGCGCACGGGCCAGGAGGAGTTGTTCAAGGCCCGCGCCCGCGAGAAGGGCTCGGTTAAGCTTATCGACATCGTGAAGGCGAAGCTGGACTCGCGTAACGATTGCTTTCTGGCGGAACTGCCCAGCCTCCAGTTGGATGACGTTCGGATTGACGACAAGCTCGTCCACGAGCACGAGCGGATGCTCACCGACGGCTTCTATGCCGAGGTGACGCTCACTTACGATGCGGCCATCGCCCAGGAGAAGAACGGCCGACCCTTCGCCATAGACAGCCTCCGGGCGATCCAGCTTTCCAAGTCGGACGTGCTCAAAGTGATGGCCAAGGCACGGGCGCAGTTCACCACAAAGGAGTGGCGGGACTTCCTGATCCGCTCCATCGGTCTGGAGCCGGCGGCGCTGTCAGAACGGGCGCAGATTGTCACACTGCTCCGCATGGTCCCATTCGTCGAGCGCAACTACAACATGGTGGAGCTTGGACCTCGGGGTACAGGCAAGAGTCACCTTTTCCAGCAAATCTCGCCTTACTCGCACTTGGTTTCCGGTGGCAAGGCGACCGTGGCCAAGATGTTCGTCAACAACGCCAGTGGCCAGCGCGGGCTGGTCTGCCACTACGACGTGGTGTGCTTTGACGAGATCGCCGGCATTTCCTTCGACCAGAAGGACGGGGTCAACATCATGAAGGGCTACATGGCCTCCGGCGAGTTCTCCCGCGGCAAGGAGAGCATCCGGGCGTCGGGTAGCCTTGTCATGGTGGGAAACCTGGACGTGGACGTGGAGCAGCAGCAGCGGATTAGCCACCTGCTGGCCCCACTCCCGCCGGAGATGCGATACGACACGGCCTTTATGGACCGTCTGCATTCGTATGTGCCGGGCTGGGAGTTCCCCAAGGTCAACCCCAATGAGCAACTTACCGGGCACTTCGGGCTGGTGAGCGATTTCCTGTCCGAGTGCTGGACGAAGCTGCGCGAGTCCAGCCGCGTGTCGGTGCTGCAAGGCCGCGTGAATTGGGGCGGCGCCCTGAGCGGCCGCGATATTGAGGCGGTGACGCGGACCACAAGCGGGATGCTCAAGCTGCTGTTCCCCGATCCGACCATGCCCGTGCCGGACGAGGAGTTGGAGACAATCGTCCGCTTGGCTCTGGAATGCCGGCGGAGGGTGAAGGAGCAGCAGAAGCGGGTGCTCAAGTCCGAGTTCCGCAACACCCATTTCAGCTACTTCATGGGCACCGAGGGCGTGGAGCAATTCGTCTCGACGCCAGAGTTGCACAGCGAGGACCGCATCGAAAGCGATCCGCTGCCCCCCGGCCAGGTGTGGGCCATCAGTGCTGGCGATCAGGATGTCTCTCCGGGCCTCTACCGCATCGAGGTTACGGTTGGCCCCGGCGGGAGCGTCAGGATTCTGAATGCCCCGGTGCCGCCGGCGTTCCGCGAGAGTGTCCGCTATGGCGAGCAGAACCTCTATACCCGCGCGAAGGAACTGGTGGGCGACCGCGATCCACGGTCTCACGAGTTTTCAATACAGTTGCGGGCTGTCGACGCAGACAAGGCGGGCGCTGGGCTGGGCTTGGCAGTGCTGCTCGCGTTGTGCAGCGGCCTGCTGGAGCGATCCATCAAAGGCGGCTTGATCGTTGTGGGCGCCCTCAACCTGGGCGGATCGGTAGAGATGATCCCCAACCCCGTCGCCATCGCGGAACTGGCTGTGGAGAAGGGCGCGGCCACCGTGCTCATGCCGATCTCCGCTCGTAAGCAGCTTTTCAGCCTTTCCGACGACATGGCTACGAAGATCAGCATCGAATTCTACGCCGACGCGGCGGACGCATTTATCAAGGCGGTGATTGAGTAG
- a CDS encoding beta strand repeat-containing protein — protein sequence MSIIGTGLVIAPAAKAQQFYKSTTATNAWTGNFWGASAGGPYTGAWVSGSAAVFVDNGGTALALTGATTNFSSITANENVNVTASGTIGTGGTVASITVATGKNLNFGTQAFSTAVGTGLIKNGDGILTLAGGTFAGGFTVNAGTVAIAGVNAMGQGGALTIAGGTIIRSNSTTARDLSGKYAGGITIGGDFTLGDATNNGLLTFTDNMALGAASRTITTSSNAAFGGVVGATGAFGITKAGTGTLTLSGANTYTGVTTINAGTLSINNFSNGGVAGSLGMASNASANLVMTGGTLTYSGGTTTTDRGLTFGALSGNPIISVSTAATNLNLTNVIAGTASQQIDFTKGGGGTLTLSNDGNSFIGRTFVSGGTLAVTSISAVGAGNSSIGVATSAVNGLISIGTGTTTTTLSYIGTGNTTDRNLDLPGTTGGAIISQSGTGLLKFTGPVSATGAGSKTLTLTGSTAGTGEIAGAIADNSVTNITSLTKSGTGTWALTGTNTYTGVTTVSAGTLDLGGGTANGFLASPTLTLAGGTLSYTRTGNTTQDFTTTNINVPSQLSVVAGNTLNLGTVVRGVGGAQNFASVGAGTVAALAASNVNGIMPGFTHGNSWAVANGPGVAISALSTYTQSSVAGTTATNYLNGNIDVDNSPGALDASFSANSLRFNSAAANTLTLTGTTNTLISGGILVNSAVGANLSTIAGGTLAGAASKDLAIIQNNTSGGLTISSVIADNTGATGLTKTGAGLLTLAGSNTYTGVTAIVAGTLRLTGSGTPGLPGNSGSVVILDSGAVLDLNGTNQNIRFGAGTNATTATAGVVANDSGSGTSTLTLAGPATVAGNNVVIKDFNATPGGKVAVVIQANTQPLNNANTYSGGTTVNGGAFLYLNSSTPLGAGTGPINLVAPGSGATGNTGSGLVVDSVTYAYDIAGAGYIHSNSAASNIVTFTGNLTNTGPYIWRGGAVANNSFNFAGNGTTSVLSGVIGSTTSQVNGAVATGNIIKSGTGTLTLSGVNVYTGTTTISGGILNANSSSSLGSGVASNTLIFNGGTLRAIGAITSPATRTVTLTSTGLIDTNNFAVSIAGIMSGAGGLTKSGLGALTLTGANTYTGATDISAGSVVIGTGGVIANTATNTITIGNGATLTMSRNDTWGSSATGAPVIPIVISAGGTMTTGGTSFTTLGPLTLNGGTLTSTGGANANFPSWALRGTVTVGGSVASTISGSGTFSDINLGANTVTGTTFDVADATASSSTDLTVSAVLKNGGNASNVAQASSLTKTGLGTMTLFAANTYTGSTVINAGTLQVGAAASGQAFGNGSAVTLANVSTAILDLNGFSQTIGSLAGGGLTGGNVSLGADATLTAGGNNSNTTYSGVISGTGTSGLTKTGSGTLTLFGANTYTGNTVVSVGTLLINGSLAAASATSVASGATVGGSGTIAGALTVNGGGTLSPGSSPGKLTVGATVSLADASTYSVELGDAGADSNLVAGTDYDQLALTGTGTTLTISPNAALSVLELPNITSGQVFVIVDNTASGTVNGTFFTATSGGVALTEGGTVTGNLGSTFTISYANNDVTLTAVNVVPEPASLGLLAVATGGLLTRRRRRRAI from the coding sequence ATGTCGATTATCGGGACCGGGTTGGTGATCGCACCGGCCGCCAAGGCGCAGCAATTTTACAAGTCAACGACCGCGACCAACGCCTGGACGGGCAACTTCTGGGGAGCCAGCGCGGGTGGTCCCTACACCGGGGCGTGGGTCAGTGGTTCCGCGGCCGTGTTCGTAGACAACGGAGGAACGGCCCTGGCATTAACCGGGGCCACCACCAACTTTTCTTCGATCACCGCCAACGAGAACGTTAACGTCACTGCAAGCGGGACGATTGGCACGGGTGGAACGGTCGCGTCCATCACCGTCGCGACCGGAAAAAACCTGAACTTCGGAACTCAAGCCTTTTCAACTGCCGTGGGCACGGGGCTCATCAAGAATGGCGACGGTATCCTCACGCTTGCGGGCGGAACCTTCGCCGGTGGTTTCACGGTGAACGCCGGTACGGTTGCGATCGCTGGCGTCAATGCAATGGGGCAGGGAGGTGCCCTTACGATCGCCGGTGGCACCATCATTCGCTCCAACAGCACGACCGCTCGCGACCTGTCTGGCAAGTACGCAGGCGGCATCACTATCGGTGGCGACTTCACCTTGGGCGACGCCACTAACAACGGTCTGCTGACGTTTACGGACAACATGGCCTTGGGTGCGGCCAGCCGCACAATCACCACCAGCAGCAACGCTGCCTTCGGGGGTGTTGTTGGTGCGACCGGCGCGTTCGGCATCACAAAAGCTGGTACGGGCACGCTCACGCTCTCTGGCGCAAACACTTACACCGGCGTGACGACGATCAACGCCGGCACCCTCTCCATCAATAATTTCAGCAACGGCGGTGTGGCCGGCTCGCTTGGGATGGCTTCCAATGCTTCTGCCAACCTCGTTATGACGGGCGGAACCCTGACCTACTCTGGCGGCACCACCACCACGGACCGCGGCCTGACATTCGGTGCCCTTTCGGGCAACCCTATCATCTCGGTCTCCACCGCTGCCACGAACCTCAATCTGACCAATGTGATCGCCGGCACGGCCTCACAGCAAATTGATTTTACCAAAGGTGGGGGCGGCACCCTCACCCTCTCCAATGACGGCAATTCCTTTATCGGCAGGACTTTTGTCAGCGGCGGCACCTTGGCCGTTACATCCATCAGTGCCGTCGGTGCGGGCAACAGTTCCATCGGCGTAGCGACAAGTGCAGTGAACGGATTGATCTCCATTGGCACCGGCACGACCACAACCACTCTCTCCTACATCGGCACCGGCAACACCACTGACCGGAATCTCGACCTTCCGGGCACCACCGGCGGAGCGATCATCAGCCAGTCCGGAACGGGTCTGCTAAAGTTCACAGGCCCCGTATCGGCGACCGGTGCGGGCAGCAAAACCCTGACGCTCACAGGATCAACTGCGGGAACAGGAGAAATCGCAGGTGCCATTGCGGACAACTCCGTTACAAACATCACCTCGCTGACCAAATCCGGCACGGGCACGTGGGCGCTCACCGGCACCAATACATACACCGGCGTGACCACGGTTAGCGCCGGTACGCTCGATCTTGGTGGTGGCACGGCTAATGGGTTCCTCGCTTCTCCCACCCTCACTCTGGCTGGAGGTACGCTGAGCTACACCCGCACCGGCAATACCACCCAGGATTTCACCACGACCAACATCAACGTCCCATCACAGCTATCGGTGGTCGCCGGTAACACGCTCAATCTGGGCACGGTCGTGCGTGGCGTGGGCGGCGCGCAGAACTTTGCCAGCGTAGGTGCTGGCACCGTGGCGGCACTGGCAGCGAGCAATGTGAATGGGATTATGCCTGGCTTTACGCATGGGAACTCTTGGGCCGTTGCCAATGGTCCGGGTGTCGCCATTAGCGCGTTGAGCACCTACACACAATCGAGTGTGGCTGGCACCACGGCTACGAATTACTTAAATGGTAACATCGATGTCGACAACAGCCCTGGCGCGCTCGATGCTTCGTTCTCTGCCAATAGCCTGCGTTTTAACAGTGCCGCGGCAAATACCCTTACCCTCACGGGCACCACCAACACCCTCATCAGCGGTGGCATTCTGGTCAACAGCGCGGTGGGGGCGAATCTCTCGACCATCGCCGGTGGCACGCTCGCGGGCGCCGCTTCAAAAGATCTGGCGATCATCCAGAACAACACCTCGGGCGGACTGACCATCTCGTCTGTCATTGCCGACAACACCGGGGCCACCGGCCTCACCAAGACAGGTGCCGGACTCTTGACCCTTGCAGGCAGCAACACCTACACGGGTGTCACTGCCATCGTTGCGGGGACCTTAAGGCTGACCGGCTCGGGCACGCCGGGTCTTCCGGGCAATTCAGGATCTGTTGTCATCCTTGACTCCGGGGCGGTGTTGGATCTGAACGGCACGAATCAGAACATCAGGTTCGGAGCGGGCACCAACGCAACCACGGCCACAGCGGGTGTGGTCGCCAACGACTCTGGCAGCGGCACCTCCACGCTGACGCTTGCCGGACCTGCCACGGTCGCGGGCAATAATGTGGTCATTAAGGATTTCAATGCGACCCCCGGCGGCAAAGTCGCCGTTGTGATCCAAGCCAATACCCAGCCCCTGAACAACGCCAATACCTATAGCGGCGGCACCACTGTCAATGGCGGGGCTTTCCTCTATCTGAACAGTTCGACGCCCCTTGGGGCAGGCACCGGGCCGATCAACCTGGTGGCTCCAGGCTCGGGCGCTACCGGCAATACAGGCAGTGGACTGGTGGTGGATAGCGTCACCTACGCGTATGACATTGCCGGTGCCGGCTATATTCATTCCAACTCCGCCGCCTCCAATATCGTGACCTTCACCGGTAACTTAACGAACACGGGGCCCTACATTTGGCGCGGTGGTGCTGTTGCGAACAACAGTTTTAATTTTGCGGGGAACGGGACCACGAGTGTTCTCAGCGGCGTGATCGGATCGACGACGAGTCAGGTGAACGGCGCAGTAGCGACCGGCAACATCATCAAGTCCGGCACCGGCACCCTTACTCTGAGCGGTGTCAACGTCTACACCGGCACGACGACGATCAGCGGCGGTATCTTGAATGCCAATTCCTCGAGTTCGCTAGGCAGCGGCGTCGCCAGCAACACCCTCATCTTCAATGGCGGTACCCTGCGGGCCATCGGAGCCATCACTTCGCCGGCCACGCGTACGGTCACATTGACCAGCACCGGGTTGATTGATACCAACAACTTCGCCGTGAGTATCGCCGGCATCATGAGCGGCGCGGGCGGCCTGACCAAGAGCGGCCTGGGCGCGCTGACCCTCACAGGCGCTAACACCTACACCGGTGCGACCGATATCAGTGCGGGCAGCGTGGTCATCGGTACGGGGGGTGTCATCGCCAACACGGCGACCAACACCATCACCATTGGCAATGGCGCAACGCTTACCATGAGCCGCAACGACACTTGGGGTTCCAGCGCCACCGGTGCTCCGGTGATACCGATTGTCATCAGTGCCGGCGGCACCATGACGACCGGCGGCACCAGCTTCACCACGCTCGGGCCGTTGACACTGAATGGCGGCACGCTGACAAGCACGGGTGGTGCCAACGCTAATTTCCCGTCTTGGGCATTGCGCGGCACAGTGACCGTCGGCGGTTCGGTCGCTTCCACGATCTCGGGTAGCGGCACGTTCAGCGACATCAATCTGGGTGCGAACACCGTCACAGGCACGACGTTTGACGTTGCGGATGCCACAGCCAGCTCAAGCACGGATCTGACCGTTTCGGCGGTGCTCAAGAACGGCGGCAACGCCAGTAACGTCGCCCAAGCCAGCTCGCTGACGAAGACCGGACTCGGCACGATGACCCTCTTCGCCGCCAACACCTACACCGGTTCGACTGTGATTAATGCCGGTACTCTGCAAGTCGGTGCTGCTGCATCAGGGCAAGCCTTCGGTAATGGCTCGGCCGTCACTTTGGCAAACGTTTCTACTGCCATCCTCGATCTCAATGGATTCAGCCAAACCATCGGCTCTCTTGCCGGCGGCGGCCTTACGGGCGGCAATGTTTCGCTGGGAGCCGACGCGACCCTCACCGCAGGTGGCAACAACAGCAACACCACCTACTCGGGCGTCATCAGCGGCACCGGCACGAGCGGGCTCACCAAGACCGGGTCAGGAACCCTCACCCTCTTCGGTGCCAACACCTATACTGGGAACACCGTCGTCTCCGTTGGCACACTATTGATCAACGGATCTTTGGCGGCCGCGTCGGCCACCTCCGTCGCCAGTGGTGCTACTGTCGGTGGCTCGGGCACCATCGCCGGCGCACTCACGGTCAACGGGGGCGGCACACTGTCCCCGGGAAGCAGCCCCGGCAAACTCACCGTGGGCGCAACCGTGTCATTGGCCGACGCCTCCACGTACAGCGTCGAACTCGGCGACGCTGGTGCCGATTCCAACCTCGTCGCTGGCACCGATTACGACCAGCTTGCCCTGACCGGTACCGGGACAACATTGACCATCAGTCCCAACGCTGCTCTGTCGGTTCTGGAGCTCCCCAACATCACCTCGGGACAGGTCTTTGTCATCGTTGACAACACCGCCTCCGGAACGGTCAACGGCACCTTCTTCACCGCCACCAGCGGTGGCGTCGCGCTGACCGAAGGCGGCACCGTAACCGGTAACCTCGGCAGCACGTTCACGATCAGCTACGCCAACAACGATGTCACCCTGACGGCCGTCAACGTGGTCCCCGAGCCGGCGAGCCTCGGACTGCTTGCCGTGGCCACCGGGGGACTGCTGACCCGCCGTCGGCGTCGCCGGGCGATCTGA